In one Denitratisoma sp. genomic region, the following are encoded:
- the rsxC gene encoding electron transport complex subunit RsxC has product MKLLSYFRGEAFQRGVHPPGCKHTADTPIRRLPFAPRLVVPLSQHIGKPSRPIVRVGEEVLRGQPIAEAEGWLSVPQHAPATGVVEAIELRPSARGPWTECIVIRVYEASTQEVLWGTPQDLDAFPPQEIVLAVQRTGMVGLGGAAFPSHAKLTVPEGAKVETLVVNGCECEPYLTCDHRLMVEQANDLMIGIRHAMRATGARRAIIGVEDNKPEAAEAMRRALPPGSEIFVEEVPTKYPQGSEKMLITALFGVEVPSGKLPLSLGMVVNNVGTLAALGRLLPAGQGLIERVVTVTGPGVARPGDYRVPLGTPISFVLDYAGAPAQARQVILGGPMMGQSVASLDVPVTKGVSGVLVFRGEDMAGREGRRSYPCIKCGECVESCPMGLNPSMLGMLAARREYDAMGEQYHLGDCFECGCCTYTCPSNIPLVQQFRVAKQILREKAAA; this is encoded by the coding sequence ATGAAGCTGCTCTCCTACTTCCGCGGCGAGGCTTTCCAGCGCGGCGTGCATCCGCCCGGCTGCAAGCACACCGCCGACACGCCGATCCGCCGGCTGCCCTTCGCGCCGCGGCTGGTGGTGCCGCTGTCGCAGCACATCGGCAAGCCGTCGCGGCCGATCGTGCGCGTCGGCGAGGAAGTGCTGCGCGGCCAGCCCATCGCGGAAGCCGAAGGCTGGCTGTCGGTGCCGCAGCACGCGCCGGCCACCGGCGTGGTCGAGGCCATCGAACTGCGGCCGAGCGCGCGCGGGCCGTGGACCGAGTGCATCGTCATCCGCGTCTACGAGGCGTCCACCCAGGAAGTGCTGTGGGGCACGCCGCAGGACCTGGACGCCTTCCCGCCGCAGGAGATCGTGCTCGCCGTGCAGCGCACCGGCATGGTCGGGCTGGGCGGTGCCGCCTTCCCCAGCCACGCCAAGCTGACGGTGCCGGAGGGCGCCAAGGTGGAGACGCTGGTGGTGAACGGCTGCGAATGCGAGCCGTACCTCACCTGCGACCACCGCCTGATGGTCGAACAGGCGAACGACCTGATGATCGGCATCCGCCACGCCATGCGCGCCACCGGCGCGCGCCGCGCCATCATCGGCGTCGAGGACAACAAGCCGGAAGCGGCCGAAGCGATGCGGCGAGCGCTGCCGCCGGGCAGCGAGATCTTCGTCGAGGAAGTGCCGACCAAGTACCCGCAGGGCTCGGAGAAGATGCTCATCACGGCGCTGTTCGGCGTCGAGGTGCCCTCCGGCAAGCTGCCGCTGTCGCTCGGCATGGTGGTGAACAACGTCGGCACGCTGGCGGCGCTGGGCAGGCTGCTGCCGGCCGGGCAGGGGCTGATCGAGCGCGTCGTCACCGTCACCGGACCCGGCGTGGCGCGGCCGGGCGACTACCGCGTGCCGCTCGGCACGCCGATCTCCTTCGTGCTCGACTACGCCGGCGCGCCCGCGCAGGCGAGACAAGTGATCCTCGGCGGGCCGATGATGGGCCAGTCGGTGGCCTCCCTCGACGTGCCGGTGACCAAGGGTGTTTCCGGCGTGCTGGTGTTCCGCGGCGAGGACATGGCGGGCCGGGAAGGGCGGCGCAGCTATCCCTGCATCAAGTGCGGCGAGTGCGTCGAGTCCTGCCCGATGGGGCTCAACCCTTCCATGCTGGGCATGCTCGCCGCGCGACGCGAATACGACGCGATGGGCGAGCAGTACCACCTCGGCGACTGCTTCGAGTGCGGCTGCTGTACCTATACCTGTCCGTCCAACATTCCGCTGGTGCAGCAGTTCCGCGTCGCCAAGCAGATCCTGCGGGAGAAGGCGGCAGCGTGA
- a CDS encoding 2-oxoacid:acceptor oxidoreductase family protein yields MLKKLKEYKLFETAPGSGKEKAKVKYPGVRDAVDGNTAVIHVEREASDAAGAYPITPSTQMGEYWAEAVAQGHLNISDRPLIFIEPESEHAAAGVTAGMSMTGLRATNFSSAQGVAFMHESLYAAVGKRLPYVLNMGCRAITKASLNVHCGHDDYHCVDDTGFIQVMAKDAQGAADLNLIARKAAELSLTPAIVGQDGFLTTHLIESVRLPERELVAEYLGKPDDLIDTPTPAQAMLYGPKRRRVPAIWDVDTPLLSGSVQNQDAYMQAVAGQRPYFFDHIEQITDRCMTEYAELTGRQYKRVSTYRCEDAEYLILGMGSMIVQAEAVADWLRENRKLKVGVVDLTLFRPFPGDLLGAILKGKKGVAVLERTDQPLAEDLPLMREVRATVTKCLENGAADGKLPYEGYAAYASAKDMPRLYSGCYGLGSRDMQPEALIGAVENMLPNAPQKKFFYLSVDFVRDTPANPKDEIHNQNILEAYPRIREMAVRGSENPNLLPKDSITVRMHSVGGWGAITTGKNLAMTLYELLGWDIKANPKYGSEKKGQPTTYYLSAAPEPIRVNCEYVYVDVVLSPDPNVHEHSNPVAGLKKGGVFIVQSNRSAEDLWASFPLWMQKQIVDNDIRVFYLDAFQIAREEAGSADLQLRMQGIAFQGAFFAASPVMKNAGLTEEKLFKAIEDQLQAKFGGKGKRVVDDNLRVVRRGFSELKEITEKSVGATRRNLRDKAAGLPVMLKQLPEGDGRVADIHRFWEQTGSFYASGKGSDNLVDPFIGASLVPAATGVFRDMTQIRFEYPEWIAENCTACGNCYTECPDSAIPGLVSTVADVFNTAVTRVERGGRPTRYLRRAVRTLEKKLRGMIDGDGVSVRPLIDDAINATVAEAPEAERQGLAEEFRLFRESLGDFQFGTTKPYWTQKEKKGKGSGGLFSITINPYTCKACALCVKVCEDDALRMVTQTEESTERLRRDWNFWLDLPTTPKEYGRIDSLDEKIGALETLLLDKQNYGSMPCGDGACLGCGEKTAIHLFTGTVTALMQPRVEKHVAHLEDLVGRLEKHIRMKLTESVDLSDTGAVLQAVNATKDQDLTLASLAAKIMENKPSRPLDPAWVKWATQLIEKLKDLKWRYAEGPAKRGRAAMGIVNSTGCTSVWGSTYPFHPYPFPWTSHLFQDSPSVAMGIFEGHMAKMAEGFKAVRMAELELAGEYSAEKHEDFFRRFNWQQFSEEEWLLCPPVVSLGGDGAMYDIGFQNLSRALMSGMPIKVLVVDTQVYSNTGGQACTSGFISQISDMAPFGAAQRGKQETRKEISLIGMAHRTSYVMSGTIAHTNHLIESYIDGLNSRRPALFNIYAVCPPEHGIGDDKSVDQSKLAVEGRAYPLFRFNPDAGTTFSECVSLEGNPALEQDWPTYTLKYVDEQGAEQKMELPMTFADFAATEGRFGKQFKKAPPETWNDDMVAIADFLQLGKDEREGKFPFIWATDQKNRLTRLLITEDLVRATEERLNFWKQLKDVAGLNRAEVDTEMLADQVRAELLAKITASLGVGGMDMPAANAPLPLAAQPAAPAADGYEPVWVESPECTACDECTSIAPKVFVYNDQKQAIVVNPKGARFADIVKAAEKCTAGCLHPGTPWNMSEPGIEKLMARAAKYN; encoded by the coding sequence ATGCTGAAGAAGCTCAAGGAATACAAGCTGTTCGAGACCGCCCCCGGCTCCGGCAAGGAGAAGGCCAAGGTGAAATACCCGGGCGTGCGCGACGCGGTCGACGGCAACACCGCCGTCATCCATGTCGAGCGCGAGGCGTCCGACGCCGCCGGCGCCTACCCGATCACGCCGTCCACTCAGATGGGCGAATACTGGGCCGAGGCTGTCGCCCAGGGCCACCTCAACATCTCCGACCGCCCGCTGATCTTCATCGAGCCGGAATCCGAGCACGCCGCCGCCGGCGTCACTGCCGGCATGTCGATGACGGGCCTGCGCGCCACCAACTTCTCGTCGGCGCAGGGCGTCGCCTTCATGCACGAGTCGCTCTACGCCGCCGTCGGCAAGCGCCTGCCCTACGTGCTCAACATGGGCTGCCGCGCCATCACCAAGGCCAGCCTCAACGTGCACTGCGGCCACGACGACTACCATTGCGTGGACGACACCGGCTTCATCCAGGTCATGGCGAAGGACGCCCAGGGCGCCGCCGACCTCAACCTGATCGCGCGCAAGGCCGCCGAACTGTCGCTCACCCCGGCCATCGTCGGCCAGGACGGCTTCCTCACCACCCACCTGATCGAGTCGGTGCGCCTGCCCGAGCGCGAACTGGTGGCCGAATACCTCGGCAAGCCGGACGACCTCATCGACACGCCGACGCCGGCCCAGGCCATGCTCTACGGCCCGAAGCGCCGCCGCGTGCCGGCGATCTGGGACGTGGACACCCCGCTGCTCTCCGGCTCGGTGCAGAACCAGGACGCCTACATGCAGGCGGTGGCCGGCCAGCGGCCGTATTTCTTCGACCACATCGAGCAGATCACCGACCGCTGCATGACAGAGTACGCCGAGCTGACCGGCCGCCAGTACAAGCGCGTGTCGACCTACCGCTGCGAGGACGCCGAGTACCTGATCCTCGGCATGGGCAGCATGATCGTCCAGGCCGAGGCCGTCGCCGACTGGTTGCGCGAAAACCGCAAGCTGAAGGTCGGCGTGGTCGACCTGACCCTGTTCCGTCCCTTCCCGGGCGACCTGCTCGGCGCCATCCTCAAGGGCAAGAAGGGCGTGGCGGTGCTGGAGCGCACCGACCAGCCGCTGGCCGAGGACCTGCCGCTGATGCGCGAGGTGCGCGCCACGGTCACCAAGTGCCTGGAGAACGGCGCCGCAGACGGAAAACTTCCCTACGAGGGCTACGCCGCCTACGCCTCGGCGAAGGACATGCCGCGCCTCTACTCGGGCTGCTACGGCCTGGGTTCGCGCGACATGCAGCCGGAGGCGCTGATCGGCGCCGTCGAGAACATGCTGCCGAACGCGCCGCAGAAGAAGTTTTTCTATCTTTCCGTGGACTTCGTGCGCGACACGCCGGCCAACCCGAAGGACGAGATCCACAACCAGAACATCCTCGAGGCCTACCCGCGCATCCGCGAGATGGCGGTGCGCGGCAGCGAGAACCCGAACCTGCTGCCGAAGGACTCGATCACGGTGCGCATGCACTCGGTCGGCGGCTGGGGCGCCATCACCACCGGCAAGAACCTGGCGATGACGCTGTACGAGCTGCTCGGCTGGGACATCAAGGCCAACCCGAAGTACGGCTCGGAGAAGAAGGGCCAGCCGACCACCTATTACCTGTCGGCGGCGCCGGAGCCGATCCGCGTGAACTGCGAGTACGTGTACGTCGACGTCGTGCTCTCGCCCGACCCCAACGTGCATGAGCACTCCAACCCGGTGGCGGGCCTGAAGAAGGGCGGCGTCTTCATCGTGCAGAGCAACCGCTCCGCCGAGGATCTCTGGGCGAGCTTCCCGCTGTGGATGCAGAAGCAGATCGTCGACAACGACATCCGCGTCTTCTACCTCGACGCCTTCCAGATCGCCCGCGAGGAGGCCGGCTCGGCCGACCTCCAACTGCGCATGCAGGGCATCGCCTTCCAGGGCGCTTTCTTCGCCGCCTCGCCGGTGATGAAGAACGCCGGCCTGACCGAGGAGAAGCTGTTCAAGGCCATCGAGGACCAGCTGCAGGCGAAGTTCGGCGGCAAGGGCAAGCGCGTGGTGGATGACAACCTGCGCGTGGTGCGCCGCGGCTTCAGCGAGCTGAAGGAAATCACCGAAAAGTCAGTCGGCGCGACACGGCGCAACCTGCGCGACAAGGCCGCCGGCCTGCCGGTGATGCTCAAGCAACTGCCCGAAGGCGACGGCCGTGTCGCCGACATCCACCGATTCTGGGAGCAGACCGGCAGCTTCTACGCCTCCGGCAAGGGCTCGGACAACCTGGTCGATCCCTTCATCGGCGCCTCGCTGGTGCCGGCGGCAACCGGCGTCTTCCGCGACATGACGCAGATCCGCTTCGAGTACCCGGAATGGATCGCCGAGAACTGCACGGCCTGCGGCAACTGCTACACGGAGTGCCCGGATTCCGCCATCCCCGGCCTGGTCAGCACGGTGGCCGACGTCTTCAACACGGCGGTGACGCGCGTCGAGCGCGGCGGCCGGCCGACGCGCTATCTCCGCCGCGCCGTGCGCACGCTGGAGAAGAAGCTGCGCGGCATGATCGACGGCGACGGCGTATCGGTGCGTCCGCTCATCGACGACGCCATCAACGCCACCGTCGCCGAGGCGCCGGAGGCCGAGCGCCAGGGCCTCGCCGAGGAGTTCCGCCTGTTCCGCGAGTCGCTCGGCGACTTCCAGTTCGGCACCACCAAGCCCTACTGGACGCAGAAGGAGAAAAAGGGCAAGGGCAGCGGCGGCCTGTTCTCGATCACCATCAACCCGTACACCTGCAAGGCCTGCGCGCTGTGCGTGAAGGTCTGCGAGGACGACGCCCTGCGCATGGTGACGCAGACCGAGGAATCCACCGAGCGCCTGCGCCGCGACTGGAACTTCTGGCTCGACCTGCCGACGACGCCGAAGGAGTACGGCCGTATCGACAGCCTCGACGAGAAGATCGGCGCGCTGGAGACGCTGCTGCTCGACAAGCAGAACTACGGCTCGATGCCCTGCGGCGACGGCGCCTGCCTCGGCTGCGGCGAGAAGACCGCCATCCACCTGTTCACCGGCACCGTGACCGCGCTGATGCAGCCGCGCGTGGAGAAGCACGTCGCCCACCTCGAGGACCTGGTCGGGCGCCTGGAGAAGCACATCCGCATGAAGCTGACCGAGTCGGTGGACCTCTCCGACACCGGCGCCGTGCTGCAGGCGGTGAACGCCACCAAGGACCAGGACCTGACCCTGGCCAGCCTGGCGGCGAAGATCATGGAGAACAAGCCGTCGCGTCCGCTCGACCCGGCCTGGGTGAAGTGGGCGACCCAGCTGATTGAGAAGCTGAAGGACCTGAAGTGGCGCTACGCCGAGGGCCCGGCCAAGCGCGGCCGCGCCGCGATGGGCATCGTGAACTCCACCGGCTGCACCTCGGTGTGGGGCTCGACCTATCCTTTCCATCCGTATCCCTTCCCCTGGACCAGCCACCTGTTCCAGGACAGTCCGTCGGTGGCGATGGGCATCTTCGAGGGCCACATGGCGAAGATGGCGGAGGGCTTCAAGGCGGTGCGCATGGCCGAGCTCGAGCTCGCCGGCGAGTACAGCGCCGAGAAGCACGAGGACTTCTTCCGCCGCTTCAATTGGCAGCAGTTCTCCGAGGAAGAATGGCTGCTCTGCCCGCCGGTGGTCTCGCTCGGCGGCGACGGCGCCATGTACGACATCGGCTTCCAGAACCTGTCGCGCGCCCTGATGTCGGGCATGCCGATCAAGGTGCTGGTGGTCGACACCCAGGTGTATTCGAACACCGGCGGACAGGCCTGCACCTCGGGCTTCATCAGCCAGATCTCCGACATGGCGCCGTTCGGCGCCGCCCAGCGCGGCAAGCAGGAGACGCGCAAGGAGATCAGCCTGATCGGCATGGCGCACCGCACGTCCTACGTGATGTCGGGCACCATCGCCCACACCAACCACCTGATCGAGAGCTACATCGACGGCCTCAACTCGCGCCGGCCGGCGCTGTTCAACATCTACGCGGTGTGCCCGCCGGAGCACGGCATCGGCGACGACAAGAGCGTGGACCAGAGCAAGCTGGCGGTGGAGGGACGCGCCTATCCGCTGTTCCGCTTCAATCCGGATGCCGGCACCACCTTCTCGGAGTGCGTCAGCCTCGAGGGCAACCCGGCGCTCGAGCAGGACTGGCCTACCTACACGCTGAAGTACGTCGACGAGCAGGGCGCCGAGCAGAAGATGGAGCTGCCGATGACCTTCGCCGACTTCGCCGCGACGGAAGGCCGCTTCGGCAAGCAGTTCAAGAAGGCGCCGCCGGAGACCTGGAACGACGACATGGTGGCCATCGCCGACTTCCTCCAGCTCGGCAAGGACGAGCGCGAGGGCAAATTCCCCTTCATCTGGGCGACCGACCAGAAGAACCGCCTGACCCGCCTGCTGATCACCGAGGACCTGGTGCGCGCCACCGAGGAACGCCTGAACTTCTGGAAGCAGCTGAAGGACGTCGCCGGCCTCAATCGGGCCGAGGTGGACACCGAGATGCTGGCCGACCAGGTGCGCGCCGAGTTGCTGGCGAAGATCACCGCCAGCCTGGGCGTCGGCGGCATGGACATGCCGGCAGCGAACGCGCCGCTGCCGCTGGCAGCCCAGCCCGCCGCCCCGGCGGCGGACGGCTACGAGCCGGTGTGGGTCGAGTCGCCTGAGTGCACCGCCTGCGACGAGTGCACCAGCATCGCGCCGAAGGTGTTCGTCTACAACGACCAGAAGCAGGCCATCGTGGTGAACCCGAAGGGCGCCAGGTTCGCCGATATCGTCAAGGCGGCGGAGAAGTGCACCGCCGGCTGCCTGCATCCCGGCACGCCCTGGAACATGAGCGAGCCGGGCATCGAGAAGCTGATGGCGAGGGCGGCGAAGTACAACTAA
- a CDS encoding RnfABCDGE type electron transport complex subunit B, whose product MGSISNLAYAGAFMALLGVALAGVIAFANRRLYVYEDPRIDQVEELLPKSNCGACGTAGCRNFAEKVVAGEIMPAQCTVNAPAQNVVIADLLGVDAGSVEKRVARLACAGGRHVAFMRARYAGHTSCRAAAVVSGGGKDCAWGCLGLADCAEVCDFDAIHMDAHGLPVVDADKCTACNDCVEVCPKGLFSLEPVSRKLWVACKNLADGDTAEKSCEVACTACGKCVVDSAPGVMKLENNLAVIDYAQNARAAKQAIERCPTGAIVWFDNPNFSIKGAEAKKILRQNELPLISA is encoded by the coding sequence ATGGGATCGATCTCGAACCTCGCTTATGCCGGCGCCTTCATGGCGCTGCTCGGCGTTGCCCTCGCGGGCGTGATCGCCTTCGCCAACCGGCGGCTCTACGTCTATGAAGACCCGCGCATCGACCAGGTCGAGGAACTCCTGCCGAAATCCAACTGCGGCGCCTGCGGCACCGCCGGCTGCCGCAACTTCGCCGAGAAGGTCGTCGCCGGCGAGATCATGCCGGCGCAGTGCACGGTGAATGCGCCGGCGCAGAACGTCGTGATCGCCGACCTGCTCGGCGTCGATGCCGGCTCGGTTGAGAAGCGCGTCGCGCGACTGGCCTGCGCCGGCGGCCGCCACGTCGCCTTCATGCGCGCGCGCTACGCGGGCCACACCTCCTGCCGCGCCGCGGCGGTGGTGAGCGGCGGCGGCAAGGACTGCGCCTGGGGCTGCCTGGGGCTGGCCGACTGCGCCGAGGTCTGCGACTTCGACGCCATCCACATGGACGCCCACGGCCTGCCGGTGGTGGACGCCGACAAGTGCACCGCCTGCAACGATTGCGTCGAAGTCTGCCCGAAAGGTCTGTTCTCGCTCGAGCCGGTCTCGCGCAAGCTGTGGGTGGCCTGCAAGAACCTCGCCGACGGCGATACCGCCGAGAAATCCTGCGAGGTGGCGTGCACCGCCTGCGGCAAGTGCGTCGTCGATTCCGCCCCCGGCGTGATGAAGCTGGAGAACAACCTGGCGGTGATCGACTACGCGCAGAACGCGCGCGCGGCGAAGCAGGCCATCGAGCGCTGCCCGACCGGCGCCATCGTCTGGTTCGACAACCCGAATTTTTCCATCAAGGGCGCGGAAGCGAAAAAGATCCTGCGCCAGAACGAATTACCACTTATCTCCGCGTGA
- the amrB gene encoding AmmeMemoRadiSam system protein B, translating into MNPSLHIRPPAVAGMFYPADAAELARDIQSYLAAVPAARHAAPKALIVPHAGYAYSGAVAASAYALLAPAHSSIRRVVLLGPAHRVPIRGLALPVAEAFATPLGGVRIDAEGAATALELPQVTASDVAHNLEHSLEVQVPFLQSVLDDFALLPFAVGTATPAQVAEVLDLLWGGPETLILISSDLSHFHAYATAQGIDKGTVGAILAFEPSVEHEQACGATPINGLLLCAKRRGMQIELLDLRNSGDTAGDRSRVVGYASFALTEKPHAQH; encoded by the coding sequence ATGAACCCTTCCCTGCACATCCGCCCGCCTGCCGTCGCCGGCATGTTCTACCCGGCCGATGCGGCGGAACTCGCCCGGGACATACAGTCCTACCTGGCCGCCGTGCCAGCCGCAAGGCATGCGGCGCCGAAGGCGCTCATCGTCCCCCACGCCGGCTACGCCTATTCCGGCGCGGTCGCCGCCAGTGCCTATGCCCTGCTCGCCCCGGCGCACAGCAGCATCCGCCGCGTCGTGCTGCTCGGCCCGGCGCATCGCGTGCCGATCCGCGGCCTCGCCCTCCCGGTGGCCGAAGCCTTCGCCACGCCGCTGGGCGGCGTGCGCATCGATGCCGAAGGGGCCGCCACCGCACTCGAGCTGCCACAAGTCACCGCCAGCGACGTGGCGCACAACCTGGAGCACTCGCTGGAGGTGCAGGTGCCCTTCCTGCAGAGCGTGCTCGACGATTTCGCCCTGCTGCCTTTCGCCGTCGGCACGGCGACGCCCGCCCAAGTCGCCGAGGTGCTCGATCTCCTCTGGGGCGGGCCGGAAACGCTGATCCTCATCAGTTCCGACCTCTCGCATTTCCATGCCTACGCCACGGCGCAGGGCATCGACAAGGGCACGGTCGGCGCCATCCTCGCCTTCGAGCCGTCCGTCGAGCACGAGCAGGCCTGCGGCGCGACGCCGATCAACGGTCTGCTGCTCTGCGCCAAGCGGCGCGGCATGCAGATCGAACTGCTCGACCTGCGCAACTCCGGCGACACCGCCGGCGACCGCTCCCGCGTCGTCGGCTACGCCTCGTTTGCCCTCACCGAGAAGCCCCATGCCCAACACTGA
- the amrA gene encoding AmmeMemoRadiSam system protein A has product MPNTELGAILLRLARAAIGERLGQPAAADASHARLHDPGATFVTLTQQGNLRGCIGSLEAHRPLAQDVRENALAAAFRDPRFTPLSAGEFEFTSVEVSLLTPALPLAFRDEADFMAQLRPGVDGIVFQYGRHRSTFLPQVWESLPEPQQFMQQLKRKAGLPPNFWHEEVSISRYEVTKWKEGR; this is encoded by the coding sequence ATGCCCAACACTGAACTCGGCGCCATCCTCCTGCGCCTGGCCCGCGCCGCCATCGGCGAGCGGCTCGGCCAACCGGCTGCGGCCGACGCCAGCCACGCGCGGCTGCACGATCCGGGTGCCACCTTCGTCACCCTCACCCAGCAGGGCAATCTGCGCGGCTGCATCGGCTCGCTCGAGGCGCACCGGCCGCTCGCTCAGGACGTGCGCGAGAACGCCCTCGCCGCCGCCTTCCGCGACCCGCGCTTCACGCCTCTCTCGGCCGGGGAATTCGAATTCACCTCGGTCGAAGTCTCGCTGCTGACGCCGGCCCTGCCGCTGGCCTTCCGCGACGAGGCCGACTTCATGGCCCAGTTGCGACCCGGCGTCGACGGCATCGTCTTCCAGTACGGCCGCCACCGCAGCACTTTCCTGCCGCAGGTGTGGGAAAGCCTGCCCGAACCGCAGCAGTTCATGCAGCAGCTCAAGCGCAAGGCCGGCTTGCCGCCCAACTTCTGGCACGAAGAAGTGAGCATCTCGCGCTACGAGGTGACCAAGTGGAAGGAAGGCCGGTAA
- the amrS gene encoding AmmeMemoRadiSam system radical SAM enzyme produces MEQYPGRWWHFIDDGRIQCDLCPRDCKLRDGQRGACFVRQRAGDGMVLTTYGRSSGFCIDPIEKKPLNHFFPGSSVFSFGTAGCNLACKFCQNWDISKSQDMDRLMDQASPEEIARVAAEGGSRSVAFTYNDPVIFAEYAMDVADACHERGVQTVAVTAGYIGTEARREFFAKMDAANVDLKAFTEDFYFKLTGAHLQPVLDTLTFLKQETDCWFELTTLLIPGKNDSAAEIEAMSKWIVRELGRDVPIHFTAFHPDYKLDDLPPTPAATLQRARRIALDEGIRYVYTGNVHDAEGGTTFCPGCGKGVIVRDWHQILAYDLTEEGHCQHCGTPVAGRFGKYEGQFGRRRIPVRVRMGA; encoded by the coding sequence ATGGAGCAGTATCCCGGCCGCTGGTGGCATTTCATCGACGACGGCCGCATCCAGTGCGACCTCTGCCCGCGCGACTGCAAACTGCGCGACGGCCAGCGCGGCGCCTGCTTCGTGCGCCAGCGCGCAGGCGACGGCATGGTGCTCACAACCTACGGGCGCAGCTCCGGCTTCTGCATCGATCCGATCGAGAAGAAGCCGCTCAACCACTTCTTCCCCGGCAGCAGCGTCTTTTCTTTCGGCACCGCCGGCTGCAACCTGGCCTGCAAGTTCTGCCAGAACTGGGACATCTCCAAGTCGCAGGACATGGACCGCCTGATGGACCAGGCCTCGCCGGAAGAGATCGCCCGCGTCGCCGCCGAGGGCGGCAGCAGGAGCGTGGCCTTCACCTACAACGACCCGGTGATCTTCGCCGAGTACGCCATGGATGTCGCCGACGCCTGCCACGAACGCGGCGTACAGACCGTCGCCGTCACCGCCGGCTACATCGGGACGGAGGCGCGGCGCGAGTTCTTCGCGAAAATGGACGCCGCCAACGTCGACCTGAAGGCCTTCACCGAGGATTTCTACTTCAAGCTCACCGGCGCCCACCTGCAACCCGTGCTGGACACACTGACTTTCCTGAAACAGGAGACCGACTGCTGGTTCGAGCTGACCACGCTCCTCATCCCCGGCAAAAACGACTCTGCCGCCGAGATCGAGGCCATGTCGAAGTGGATCGTCAGGGAGCTCGGCCGCGACGTGCCCATCCACTTCACCGCCTTCCATCCCGACTACAAGCTCGACGACCTGCCGCCGACGCCGGCCGCCACGCTGCAGCGCGCGCGCCGCATCGCCCTCGACGAGGGCATCCGCTACGTCTATACCGGCAATGTGCACGACGCCGAGGGCGGCACCACCTTCTGCCCCGGCTGCGGCAAGGGCGTCATCGTGCGCGACTGGCACCAGATCCTCGCCTACGACCTCACCGAGGAAGGCCACTGCCAGCACTGCGGCACGCCCGTTGCCGGCCGCTTCGGCAAATACGAAGGCCAGTTCGGCCGCCGCCGCATTCCCGTCCGCGTGCGCATGGGCGCCTGA
- a CDS encoding alpha/beta family hydrolase, whose amino-acid sequence MEVLIPAAKVSLPGTLSLPDKPLGVVAFAHGSGSSRHSPRNQYVAGVLHEHRIATLLFDLLTPQEDRTYETRFDIGLLTERLLAALAWLEGNSETKAMQLGCFGASTGAAAALQAAAKRPGIAAVVSRGGRPDLAGPQALTLVHAPTLLIVGGRDDVVIDLNRLAYDLLRCEKKLEIVPGATHLFEEPGTLEQAAEHAARWFAAHLKTAKA is encoded by the coding sequence ATGGAAGTCCTCATCCCGGCCGCAAAAGTCAGTCTCCCCGGCACGCTGTCCCTGCCGGACAAGCCGCTCGGCGTCGTCGCCTTCGCCCACGGCAGCGGCAGCAGTCGCCACAGCCCGCGCAACCAGTACGTCGCCGGCGTCCTGCACGAACACCGCATCGCCACCCTGCTCTTCGACCTGCTCACGCCGCAGGAGGACCGCACCTACGAAACGCGCTTCGACATCGGCCTCCTCACCGAACGCCTGCTCGCCGCCCTCGCCTGGCTGGAAGGCAATTCGGAAACGAAGGCCATGCAGCTCGGCTGCTTCGGCGCCAGCACCGGCGCCGCCGCGGCCCTGCAGGCGGCGGCCAAGCGACCGGGCATTGCCGCCGTGGTTTCCCGCGGCGGCCGCCCCGACCTCGCCGGCCCGCAGGCACTGACTTTGGTCCACGCACCGACCCTGCTCATCGTCGGCGGCCGGGACGACGTCGTGATAGACCTCAACCGGCTGGCGTATGACCTGCTGCGTTGCGAGAAGAAGCTGGAGATCGTGCCGGGCGCGACGCACCTCTTCGAGGAGCCGGGCACGCTGGAGCAGGCGGCGGAGCACGCGGCGCGGTGGTTTGCCGCGCATCTCAAGACCGCGAAGGCTTGA